The Alosa alosa isolate M-15738 ecotype Scorff River chromosome 9, AALO_Geno_1.1, whole genome shotgun sequence genome includes a region encoding these proteins:
- the si:dkey-172o19.2 gene encoding nuclear factor interleukin-3-regulated protein — translation MCTPLSSTSLLASRSSPSSAVERSWDGGEESPVPKSLVSLPGPSLLSRRLLRLQPFKSHLVPNPRRKREMTPASKKDALYWDKRRKNNEAAKRSREKRRLNDMMLEGQLLALSEENAQLRAEVFSLQCHPHQGREPDLTRPFPPPTAIQCPVPVQGHPLMSQPPSTLWGFKGSCVPLLEGPRSRSVGKVSCLALSQSPLSVYQRAPDVFSGSSPLLPSFVHPQSAACVPHPEFIFKPTNLSQSSAEASSKPDKAAQVSSSDDVPVGEETAPTPLQKAFPPQWQVIPPQSLPSSPQGSPSWLLPHLGQTALHDGLLVPWNSSCFYPSSLYPSLPLSLYLPLKQAGCTRHVTEAFRSRSVHCNN, via the coding sequence ATGTGTACTCCACTGAGCAGCACTAGTCTCCTGGCAAGCAGGTCTTCGCCATCGTCCGCTGTGGAGAGGAGCTGGGATGGTGGTGAAGAGTCGCCTGTTCCTAAGAGTCTCGTCTCCTTACCGGGCCCATCACTCCTGTCCCGACGGCTGCTGAGGCTGCAGCCCTTCAAGAGCCACCTGGTGCCAAACCCGCGGCGCAAGCGGGAGATGACACCGGCCAGCAAGAAGGACGCCCTGTACTGGGACAAACGCCGCAAGAACAACGAGGCGGCCAAGCGCTCACGCGAGAAGCGGCGCCTCAACGACATGATGCTGGAGGGCCAGCTGCTGGCCCTGAGCGAGGAGAACGCCCAGCTGCGTGCCGAGGTCTTCAGCCTGCAGTGCCACCCGCACCAGGGCAGGGAGCCGGACCTCACGCGCCCCTTCCCGCCGCCCACCGCCATACAGTGCCCAGTGCCAGTTCAAGGACACCCGCTTATGAGCCAGCCACCGTCCACTCTCTGGGGCTTCAAGGGCAGCTGTGTGCCCCTGCTGGAGGGGCCGAGAAGCAGGTCAGTTGGGAAAGTCTCTTGCCTGGCCCTGTCTCAGAGCCCTTTGAGTGTGTATCAGAGGGCTCCGGACGTCTTCTCGGGGTCGTCTCCGCTGCTCCCCTCCTTTGTCCACCCCCAGAGCGCGGCCTGTGTTCCTCATCCAGAGTTCATCTTTAAGCCCACCAACCTCAGCCAGTCTTCGGCAGAGGCGTCGTCAAAACCAGACAAAGCAGCTCAGGTCTCTTCCAGCGATGACGTTCCAGTGGGAGAAGAGACTGCCCCAACCCCACTCCAAAAGGCCTTTCCGCCCCAGTGGCAGGTTATCCCTCCACaatccctcccctcctctcctcagggTAGCCCCAGCTGGCTGCTGCCTCATCTCGGGCAAACTGCGCTCCATGATGGCTTACTGGTTCCCTGGAACTCCTCCTGCTTCTACCCTTCTTCACTTTACCCCAGCTTGCCCCTGTCGCTCTATCTGCCCCTAAAACAGGCAGGTTgtaccaggcacgtaactgaagcattccgttcgcggAGCGTccactgcaacaattag